In Thermodesulfovibrionales bacterium, a single genomic region encodes these proteins:
- a CDS encoding dienelactone hydrolase family protein has product MKRPMMLLAAVSLVLALTGFASAKPDVEGKEVTYSAEGVVMKGYLAYDKSMTGRRPGVLVVHEWWGLNEYDRKRARMLAEIGYTALAVDMYGDGKQAVHPDDAGKFSSELMKNFDTAKARFMGAMEFLKKQPTVDPGRIAAIGYCFGGGVVLNMARQGVDLKGVASFHGGLSAVKPPQPGAVKTKILVLHGADDKFVTPEQIEAFKKEMKDAGADFQFITYPGAIHSFTNPDADEYAKKFNLPLGYNAEADRKSWEDLRKFLEVIFRK; this is encoded by the coding sequence ATGAAAAGGCCGATGATGCTGCTGGCTGCAGTTTCACTGGTATTGGCACTGACGGGATTCGCTTCGGCGAAGCCGGACGTTGAAGGGAAGGAGGTGACCTACAGCGCCGAGGGTGTGGTTATGAAGGGCTATCTCGCCTATGATAAGAGCATGACGGGAAGAAGACCCGGGGTTCTTGTCGTCCACGAATGGTGGGGGCTTAATGAATATGACCGTAAGCGTGCGAGAATGCTTGCAGAGATAGGCTATACCGCCCTCGCCGTAGACATGTACGGAGACGGGAAGCAGGCAGTGCATCCTGATGACGCCGGCAAGTTCTCATCGGAGCTCATGAAGAACTTCGACACTGCGAAAGCTCGGTTCATGGGAGCAATGGAGTTTCTTAAGAAACAGCCAACGGTCGATCCTGGCCGGATTGCAGCGATTGGTTACTGCTTCGGCGGAGGAGTGGTGCTCAATATGGCGCGCCAGGGTGTCGATCTAAAGGGGGTGGCAAGTTTCCACGGAGGTCTTTCCGCAGTCAAACCTCCTCAGCCGGGAGCTGTGAAAACCAAGATCCTTGTTCTCCACGGAGCAGATGACAAGTTCGTCACACCCGAGCAGATCGAGGCCTTCAAGAAGGAGATGAAAGATGCAGGGGCCGATTTTCAGTTTATCACGTATCCTGGAGCGATCCACAGCTTCACCAACCCTGATGCCGATGAGTACGCGAAGAAATTCAATCTCCCCCTCGGATATAACGCGGAAGCCGACAGGAAGTCATGGGAAGATCTGAGGAAATTTCTTGAGGTGATCTTCAGAAAATAG
- a CDS encoding FAD-dependent oxidoreductase: MEKCDLIIIGAGISGLSLAHYAARAGLKTLVLEKAEEAGGCLSSHRFEGAASGFWLELGAHTCYNSYGNLLGIMEDCKILDRIIRREKAGFKMLVDNEIRSIPSQIGFLELLLSAPRILTLKKEGLSIESYYSKIVGRRNFERVFGPAFNAVLSQKADDFPAEMLFKKRPRRKDILKSFTLKGGIRTITDSIISQQKFVLEKGVDVQGVTFDGHVFGVMTADGKQYESQGLALATPPHVAAKLLQSSFPDVSSHLAQIKIESVDTVGVVVKKRVLSVGPLAGIIAVHDSFYSAVSRDTVPHEHCRGFSFHFKAGRLDHDAKIKRIAEVLRIGNAEIEGVVTKENLVPSLSVGHDRLTEDTDRFIAGKRLFLTGNYFNGLAIEDCVSRSLSEFTRLKDVFKETRQGLS, encoded by the coding sequence ATGGAGAAATGTGATCTCATTATTATCGGCGCCGGCATCAGCGGCTTGAGTCTGGCTCATTACGCTGCCAGGGCCGGACTCAAGACCCTCGTACTCGAAAAGGCTGAAGAGGCAGGCGGCTGCCTCTCTTCTCACCGCTTCGAAGGGGCGGCCTCGGGCTTCTGGCTGGAACTTGGCGCTCATACCTGCTATAACTCTTACGGGAACCTCCTGGGGATCATGGAAGACTGTAAAATCCTCGACCGCATCATAAGGCGCGAGAAGGCCGGATTCAAGATGCTCGTTGATAACGAAATCAGATCGATCCCTTCGCAAATCGGATTTCTGGAGCTTCTTCTTTCGGCCCCGCGCATCCTTACCCTCAAAAAGGAAGGCCTGAGCATCGAGTCCTATTATTCAAAGATTGTGGGCCGCCGGAATTTCGAGCGGGTCTTTGGACCGGCTTTCAACGCCGTACTCTCTCAAAAGGCAGACGATTTCCCTGCCGAGATGCTTTTCAAGAAGAGGCCCCGCAGAAAGGATATCCTGAAGAGCTTTACCTTGAAAGGAGGGATCCGGACGATCACGGATTCGATCATCTCGCAACAAAAGTTCGTCTTGGAAAAGGGTGTTGATGTCCAGGGTGTAACGTTTGATGGCCACGTCTTCGGTGTCATGACTGCTGACGGGAAACAGTATGAATCACAGGGGCTGGCGCTGGCAACACCGCCCCATGTAGCTGCAAAACTCCTACAGTCTTCCTTTCCTGACGTCTCCTCTCACCTGGCGCAGATCAAGATTGAATCTGTCGACACCGTCGGCGTTGTCGTCAAAAAGAGGGTGCTCTCCGTGGGTCCCTTGGCAGGCATCATAGCCGTCCATGATTCCTTTTATTCTGCGGTATCGAGAGACACGGTCCCCCACGAGCATTGCCGGGGATTCAGCTTCCATTTTAAGGCGGGGCGCCTCGATCATGACGCAAAGATCAAGAGGATAGCTGAGGTCCTGCGAATAGGTAATGCGGAGATAGAAGGCGTCGTAACGAAAGAGAACCTTGTGCCCTCTCTCAGCGTTGGCCATGATAGACTGACTGAAGATACAGACCGCTTCATTGCCGGCAAGAGACTCTTCCTCACCGGCAATTATTTCAACGGACTGGCTATCGAAGACTGCGTTTCACGGTCGCTGTCCGAGTTTACAAGACTCAAGGATGTGTTCAAAGAGACCCGTCAAGGGCTTTCATGA
- a CDS encoding YifB family Mg chelatase-like AAA ATPase, with protein MLAKILSASVVGIDAYGVEVEVDITSRGLPHFSMVGLPDAAVKESRDRVRAALKNIGFNFPLKQITVNLAPADLKKEGSSFDLPIGAGIIAAEGVIDSALFRDYLFTGELSLDGRIKPVRGAMSMAILARSMGLKGLILPIENAPEAAVVGGVNVFGMESLPEVLEFLAAQDSKRPFEIDISRALQENSLYEDDFSDVKGQEHAKRALEVAAAGGHNVLMIGPPGSGKTMLSKRLASILPPMTFDEALETTRIHSVAGILKDGQPLLATRSFRSPHHTISDVALIGGGQIPKPGEVSLAHNGVLFLDELPEFKRNVLEVLRQPIENGEVTVSRAVASITYPASFMLVSAMNPCPCGYFGDPRHQCTCSAGQIHRYRRRVSGPLLDRIDIHIEVPAVPYKELSTEYAGEKSETIRERVIRARKMQLDRFSGDKIYANGHMKTRHIKKYCKLHPEAHSLLETAMHKLGLSARAYARILKLSRTIADLEASGDILPHHISEAIQYRTLDRGVF; from the coding sequence ATGCTCGCGAAGATACTCAGCGCAAGTGTCGTCGGTATCGATGCATACGGAGTCGAGGTTGAGGTCGATATCACATCCAGGGGCCTGCCTCATTTCTCGATGGTCGGGCTGCCCGACGCTGCGGTAAAAGAGAGCCGTGACAGGGTCCGCGCGGCCTTGAAGAACATCGGTTTCAATTTCCCTCTCAAACAGATCACCGTGAATCTTGCGCCTGCCGATTTGAAGAAAGAGGGTTCTTCCTTTGACCTGCCGATCGGCGCCGGCATCATTGCTGCCGAGGGAGTCATTGATTCAGCGCTCTTCAGGGATTATCTCTTTACCGGCGAGCTCTCTCTCGATGGCCGGATAAAGCCTGTCCGTGGTGCAATGTCTATGGCTATTTTGGCGAGAAGCATGGGACTGAAGGGACTGATCCTCCCCATAGAGAACGCACCTGAGGCAGCCGTTGTCGGAGGGGTGAATGTTTTTGGAATGGAGAGCCTTCCAGAAGTCCTCGAATTTCTGGCTGCCCAGGATTCAAAACGACCCTTCGAAATCGATATCTCCCGTGCCCTTCAGGAAAACTCTCTTTACGAGGATGATTTCTCCGATGTCAAGGGCCAGGAGCACGCGAAGAGGGCACTCGAGGTTGCGGCAGCGGGAGGCCACAATGTCCTCATGATCGGGCCGCCCGGTTCGGGCAAGACCATGCTTTCGAAGAGGCTCGCTTCCATCCTCCCTCCCATGACCTTTGACGAGGCCCTCGAAACAACAAGGATCCACAGCGTTGCGGGAATACTGAAAGACGGACAGCCGCTGCTCGCCACGCGATCCTTTCGGTCTCCGCACCACACGATTTCAGATGTTGCGCTGATCGGAGGCGGACAGATCCCGAAGCCCGGCGAGGTGAGTCTCGCCCATAACGGTGTGCTCTTCCTTGACGAACTCCCCGAGTTCAAGAGGAATGTCCTCGAAGTTTTAAGACAGCCGATAGAGAATGGTGAAGTGACCGTATCGAGGGCGGTGGCTTCAATTACTTATCCGGCCTCATTCATGCTCGTAAGCGCCATGAACCCCTGTCCCTGCGGATACTTCGGCGATCCCCGCCATCAATGCACATGCTCTGCAGGTCAGATCCACAGATACCGCAGGAGAGTCTCGGGTCCTCTCCTCGACCGCATCGACATCCATATCGAGGTGCCGGCGGTGCCGTACAAGGAACTCTCGACAGAATACGCAGGGGAGAAGTCAGAGACGATCCGGGAAAGGGTGATCAGAGCGAGGAAGATGCAGCTCGACAGATTTTCGGGCGACAAGATTTACGCGAACGGTCATATGAAGACGAGGCACATCAAGAAATACTGTAAATTGCATCCTGAGGCGCATTCCCTCCTCGAGACCGCCATGCATAAACTCGGGTTGTC